A window of Prionailurus bengalensis isolate Pbe53 chromosome E1, Fcat_Pben_1.1_paternal_pri, whole genome shotgun sequence genomic DNA:
CAGGACCCCAAAAAAGTGTAATAGGCAGGAACAGCCCCCACCACCCTCCTCAGCCTGCTATGGGACTGCAGCCTCTCGGTTATTGATTCAGGAGATAAAAATAACACTGGGTTGGCCTGAAGCAGCCACTACTGGGGCTGAAATACCTGAATAAGGCCCTTCTTCCAATGggtaaaagaaagaggagaaaggaacagaaaaaagaaaaattttttcaagGGGATTAAACAGGGACTTAGatggatgcctggttggctcagtcagtagagcatacaactcttaatcttagggtcatgagttcaagccccatattgagcatggaacctagttttaaaaataaaacaaattaaggggcgcctgggtgtctcagttggttaagtgtgcaactttggctcaggtcatgatctcacagtttgtgagttcaagccctgtatccggctctgtgctgacagctcacagcctggagcctgcttcagattctgtctctccctctctctctgcccctcccccactcatgctttgtctctctctctctctctcaaaaataagtaaacattaaaaaaacttttttaataaaaaataaatttatacatatacacttatatacatatatgtatatatatacgtatgtgtgtatatatatatacgcatatatgtatgtatatatgtacatgcatatacatatgtaaacagggagggtgcctgggtagctcagtcagttaagtgtctgactcttgattttggttcaggtcatgatcttatggtttgtgagatcaggctctgagctgatagcatggagcctgcttgggattctctctccctctctctctgtgcccctcccccgctcatgatcacactctctctctaaataaataataaataaactttaaaaaatacaaaaataaacaaggactCAGAGGCTGGGAAGCAGATGGGAGAGGGGATGAGCTAGTATAGGAACCAAGTGGGCAGGGCTTCAGAAAGAGGCTGCCAAAAAGCGGTGGCACTCAAAATGAAGGGGTTCTAAGAGGTGGGTGGGCATATTCTGGTTGGTGGGGCAGCCTGGATGATAACAAGATCTGCCCCATGTATTCAGCACTGACTCAGCCCTGGGTTGGGCCCTCTGTCTATTTCTCTAATTTAATCCTAACAATAGCCCTTTGAGAGGCAGGTGCAAttttgtccccatttcacagatgagaaaactgaagcccagagaggtgctgccactggcccaaggtcacacagcgtaTCTGACCTCACTGCATGCCCTTCTAAAGGGAAGATGGGCAGGGAGATTTGATGGATGGGGGAGTGGAGCCCAACTAGGATTCTATCTCCTCTCCCCCAACTTCCTGGTTAAGAGTGAAACCAGCCCCATGGGGAGTTAGTGGCAGAGCCAAAATCCCTTGAGCTACTCCAGGGCCTTGCAGGAGGGGCCAAATTGGCTCCAGGAAGCCCTGGAGGGTGGAGGCATCAGGGTCCTCTCTGGGGCTCCAGGAAGGAGGTTCAGACTCAGGTCACAGCAAAAAGCCCTAGCAACAGTTGGCCTCCCAAGGGAAGAGCCAGGTGAGGGCCCCACAAGACTAGACTGTGTAGGTGCTGTGGGCATTGATGCCAGAGATGTGCTACCTTATCCCACTCCCAATTTCACACTTCCTTTAGGCATCTGACTGCACCCCTGCAGGAACACACACGTGCTCCAGGACAGGTGCTTCCTGTCACCAGTTGCTGCTGGGCTCCATCCTGCCCTTTTCCCAGCTTTTGAGCCTTGGTGGAGTCCAGGGCgctggggtggggctgaaaaAATGATCAAACTCAGCTGACTGAGGAGCAGAACATTCTGGGCTGTGAGGAATGGGGACTGGGCAGACAGGGAGCTGtgtgtctctccccccccccccccccccccttggtggCTGGGCTGCCAGTGAGAGCCCAGGAGGAAACCTCTCCTACACCTGCTACACCGGTCCCTTAGCGGACTGACCCCGCCCCCTCAGCAAAAGCCAAGTGCCATTCAGGACTTCTGTCACCAGGTGGCGCTGTCCCCCTTGAAGCCCCTCTTCTTACCCTGTGGAATATGGCGGAAAACAGGGCTGAAAAACAAGCTGGACTGATGTTCAGAAAATAACACAGGCACGACAGTACTGGCTGTGAAAATAGTGAAACGCATGTGCCCTATTGGTAAATAGCCACTGTCCTGAGTCCCCCTCCAGTGcctgcaagcagcccagacactTCGCACGTGCACCAACTAAACACTAAAGGGGCTGTGCCCTGCACAGCAGGCGTCTTCCAGAATGGCTCTGATTTGTCCTCATGTTAGATAATTTATGTTACCTCTGGGAAGGAGCTAGTACTCCCCCCCAGGCCCCTCAGTCCCACAGGGATGAGCTAACCTCCAAACGCAGGCCACTGCACTTGCACTGGCAAGATCTCTGGGCTTAGAATCAGGCCAATCAGGCCTAGGCTGTGCCTTGCACCTGTCTTCACTTCTTCCCCTCACTGGACTGCAGTAAAATAGGTAAGGGAGATGGTTTAGATGGTTTCTAAGGATGCTAATATTGTCACTTTTACTGAGCTGTGattccctgatctctctctctctctcgctctcgctctctctctctctctctctcacacacacacacacacaccactaccttttattttctttccccccagaactgactcatgacctggagatgaGAGAGGCCCAATCTCACCAGCAAGGTAAGAGAAGGATGACTGGTGGGGAAATAGCATGGGGGCCCAACAGGTTACCTTTTCCCCACCACTTGGTAGGACCCAAGCCTTCTCTGTCCCCAGTCCAGACTCGGGGGACTGCCACTCCTCAGCTTCTTCAGCAGAGTGAAGGATGTCAGCCCCACCTACCTACTCATCTGGGTGACATTGTGCAGTGAACAACCTGTGCCACCATACCTTGTATCCATGTCTCTGTACAAAGTAGGAAAAtgaaggcaggaaggagatgGTATCTTGGAAGTCCACCTGGTCAACCTCATTCCTTTCTGTGACCCACCTCCCTAATCCTTCCCATCCTTGCATAATTGATCTCTACAGTCAGTGTCCACACCCTCCAAGATGCTGAATGCTGAGATGCAACACAATGGCAGTGGAGTCCATGGCTTCAAGGAACATTGTCTagatgaggagaaaaaagaaacgcGTCAGCAAATCCTTCATTTTCCAAAAGCGTGACTTCTTCCCATTGTAGCAATTCCACTAAAATATCTGTTTACAGATTGTTACTTCACCCataaaatggaggtgggggggggggagatggtgTTCAATGGAGAtgaagtttcagttttgcaaaactCACAACAATGTGAGTttacactactgaactgtacatttaaaaatggttaagaaggTAAACTTTATGTTGTTCTTTTGCTACaattgaaactttattttttaagggagGGGTTCCATTGTTGAGATCTTAATCACCAAAGTTATGTGATCTCTGAGAACTGGGACTGGATGTTATCCATCATCTCCAAGTGCAAGACATGGAGAGGGACTCAGTGAatgcttaatttaaaatgaatcacTATGTAGTCTTTCTTAGCAGAGAGGAAGTTAGCTGGGAATGGACTCCCTGCCATACTGATGTGCTGCTCATAGAtcaagagcacctgggtggctcagttggttgagtgtggagcatccgcctcttgattttggctcaggccatgatcccagggttgtaggaccgagccccatgttgggctctgcagtgagcatggagcctacttgagattctctctctccctgtgcccctctcccttttgggcgctctctgtctaaaaaaaaaaaaaaaaaaaggctacatacGAGACCAAGACTTAGGTATGGAGAAGGCtggaaattttaagtaaaatactgAAAACCCTACAAATCCTTTCCGTATTTGTTCATAAAGTTCTAAACATTTATAGACTTGAACGAATTCTACCTACTTCTTTAAGTGGCAACACGGGCAACCTCTTCATGCTTGAGTGCTTGGAGGAAGGAGGCATACATCCCAAACACCAGTTCTGTGACAACAGCAACCTTCACCCCACCTCTGAAAGGGTTTCCTTCCTCTGAAAGGGCTTCTGGGGTCATCTGAGCTCAAGGAACTGCCCAGCATCCTGGTTTTTGTCCTCTCTCTCAGGGGGGTGGACAGCTCCCTTTCTTTGTCCTCCTACCATTTGGCtggttttcatattctttcctgAGTCGCCTTTTTGGCTACCTTTTGTCACCTTTCAGCCATCTATGTCTCTACAATCGCTCACATGTGTTAATCCCAGGATATGTTGCCGGCTGAAATGGAAAGAATTAGGATCCAGGAGGCAGGGGTCCTCAACTCTGGgggcacattagaatcacctgggaacatTGAAGAAGTACCAGTTCCCGGGTCCAATCCCAGAGATCCTGATTCAATTGGTCTTTGTTAGGGCCCAGGAAACTATGTTTTAAAGCTCTCTGGGTTGTTCCTATATATATACAGTGTTGAAACCCAGCGCCTTGGGCAAAGGCACACAATAAAGAAGTAAcacaaaagaaattacaaaatgtaaCAAATGCCCTATGAAAGAAACAGCAAGGTTCAGGGCACACTAATTGCGCTTTCTCACCCACATTCCCAGGTCCCAAGTCTTTCAGTCCCTCACTTTTGCATGTCTCTCCTACCTCCTACCGCGGATGGGGCTTTTGTACAAGTTGTTCCCCTCTGCACAgcacccttctctctcctcttcactGCTTAACTCCAGCTCATTCTTCCAACTCATCCTAGCCTAAGTGGTTCTTCTGCTGAAAAGCATGAAGGTCACAGTATCCAGTTAGTTGTGGCATTGGCACATGTCACTGATGCAACCTCACATGCATTTGTGATTATGTACTATACCTCTCCCACTATGCTTTCTGTAAGCTTCATGAGGAATGTTTTATTATCCACCATATCCCCAGTGCGTAGCACAATGCATATAGTAagggctcaacaaatatttgtgggtgTGCATGAATACTGGTCGGGGAGGGTTTTGCATTTCAGCTGAGACCTGAAGAATTAGAGGAGAGACCAGACGGTAGGATAGGTGCCAGGGCCCCGAGGAAGCGACCGGCCTGTGTAGCCAACgagtgggagtgagggagagCGCGGCCGGACGGGTGGTCGGGGAGGTGCCGGGCTCTGTAACGTGGCTCGGTGAGCTGTGCAGGGTCGGCCAGGCGGAGACCGTCAcctctcctctccatctcccctcTCCAGAGGCGGCGTCCCGGGAGCTGGAGAGCAAGTGCCGCGCACTGGAGTCGCAGCTGGCGGCGCGGGCGGCCGCCAACGCCGAGCTGCGGCGGGAGGTGGCGCAGCGCGAGGCGCTGGTGTCTGCGCTGCGCTGCAGCCTGCGCACGGAGGAGCGCCGCTTCCTGGAGGAGCTGCGGCGCCGCAGCCACCGCGCCACGGTGCTGGGCACCGAGCTGCAGAAGCACACCGAGGCGGCCGCCTACCTCTCCTGTCAGCTGCACGCGGCGCGCCAGAGACTGCAGACTCCGCGcccgggccccgccgccgccgccgccgccgccaccgagCCCCGGCCCCGCCGGCGCGCACAGCGGGCCCGCCGGCCGCCCGCCGCCGAGGCCGCCGCCAAGGGCCCGGGCCGGGACTGGGCCGCCTGGGACCGCGCGGCCCGCGCCCTGGACGACATCGACCCCATGCCCGATCCCGCGCTCTTCCTCTACGCCCGGAGGCCCCCGCGGCCCAGCGGCCGCAGCCCGCGCCAGCCGCCTCCCCAGGAGCCCCCGGACCGAGCCGGCCCGCCGGCCGCGCCCAACCCGCCCAGCGCGCCCGGGGAGCCGGAATAGGCGCGGGGCtgcggggtggggagtggggaaggccGGCCCGGCCTCCGGCTAGGGACGCAGCTCGGGCCGCGCACGCACGTCCCGGGGGCCGCGGGAGCCGGCGCTCCTCCTGGGAGCGGACGGAGGCGGCCCCAGCTCCCCTAGCCCGCCCAACCTCCCCCGCCTTTTGTATTGTCCTCCCCCGAGGGAGCTCCTCCGCGGGGCTGCGAGAGTGCACCTTTTTTGTGGAGAGGGCTTGGTGTACGGATGCTGATCAGTTCTCCACCCTgttgcagggaggggagggggcggaggtCACGCCCTGCCCCGGGAAAGCTGACAATCGTTGGACGGGAGGGGGAAGGCTGGGATGGCCTACAAAAGGAACGCAGTGGCACTTAGCACCCCTAGGCCTCCCAGCTCCCCCGTcgggcctcccccagccccgcacGGCTGCCCTGCCCGCCAAGCCTTCCTTCGAGGGGAGGCTCGAGCTAGGGGCTAGCGGCTGGACCTTTTTCCTCTGATGCCGCTTCTCCTACCCCTACCCTGCTGATAGGTCCTTACCGGTGAGCACCCAACACTTTAGAGGCATTTCCTGCCAGAGCCCCTGGTAGGGAAATTGTGACGTGATGGAAGTTTGAACTTCTGGAAGGTAGCACCCATAGACCCTTGGAGAGGAGTACAGAACGGGTTTGGTGACAGAACCTGGTCTAGAGCTGTCTCCAGTTCAGTCCTTTCCCAGGATGCTCATCTAATATTTAGACCCCGGAGCTGCGCTAGGGAAGCCAGGGGGACACTCCTGAGTCCCCTACGGACATACGGACATACGTCCGGCTGTGGAAGGGCACAAAAGGCCGTCCCCTTCCGGATGCAGCTGGGAACCTGAAGGCTGCCTTGGGAGCTTTCCTAGTCCTGTTTATTGGTGCTAATTTTGCCCAGCTGCACCCAGAGCCGGGAAGAAGGGCCGGGTTCTTGGAAGTGGATGTAGTTGAGAGAGGTTTGAgtttgctggggtggggggaaggtagGAGCACAGGTTGGTCCCCTCTAGGGATGCCCCTGATCCTACCAGAACTGACAGTGGCCGGGTGCATCTGTCTAGGATAGCCAGTAGTGAAATGGCAAATGAGACACCCCACATCCTAACTACTtgcccccagctcccctctcctGACCAAAGGCAGGAAGTGCAGTTCTGGTCTAGTGtggcccccaccccaagcccaaCCCCTAGAAAGACAACCCCCTAGAGCCCCTTCCCCCATGCCATGCCTCCTCTGATGGTCCTAAGTGCCTGTGAGGTCTTCCAGGGGCTgctgagggagggtggggggcagggagaagcccTTACCTCTGTCACAAGTAGCGCGTCCTGGCAGATCCTGTCCTGACTGAGGCTGAGCATTCTGTGTGTCACCCAGGATCTGGGAGTTGAGCAGAGCCAGTCTCCAGGGGTGGTGAACCCTTCTTCCATCACCGTCCCTGTGATGAACAGGGGGAACCCCCAATCCTGTCCTCTTTCACTATGTTGGAGGGAGTGGGAAATCCCCAAGAATCAAAACCAGTGAGCACACTCTGGGCTCCCACAAATATGCTGTCCTTTCCCAGCTGATTGCACTCAGGACTGCTGAGACTGCGCAATAACTGGGCCTCATCCGGGCGTCCAGCCCCTGGAATGCAGATGCCCAAGGTGTGGATGCCCTTAGGACAGACAGGACAGACAGTGCTGTCTCTCACTCAGTCTCCGTTGGGCCACAGTGTTGGCCTGGAGTCCTTGCCCTGCCCTGGCCTCTTACCCTTCTCTCCTGCCCCGTGGTTGTGCCTCTGCCCTCCGTGTCCCCCCTCAAGTGTGTGTGACTCACTGTACCCCTGGTCCCGTTGCCTCCCTTTCAGAGGTGCCTGTGTGAGgaggcctctctcctctcttggcTGCACTCTCCTGAAGGGACCCAAAGGactgtgggaaggagggaaagggtgTCTTTCTAGAGCAACCCACCTAGATCCTGAGCTTCCACAATCACACTTTTGGGGTAAACAGGGTGACTTTGTTATGTTGATTCTTCTACAGAGATGGTGAAGTActttatccacccccccccccacccccccacctcccccccccccgcccacctacTAAAAGCCATAGCTATGCCTGCCTGGCCTCCCCCAGCTCTATAGCAAtagcccttccccttccctcctgggtACCCAGGGTGTCTAGCCAGGGGGCCTccaccacacccctcccccagggagccTCCGGCAGcttgtctgcctctccccaagtAACCCCATCAGCACCTCCAAATTCCTGTCCCTCTTCTAGCAACCAGAGATAATGACAATTATTTGTGGGGTGCTTGGAGATCCCCCAGATGAAAGGTTCTGAGTGCTGGCTGACTTGCTGACTCTCACCTGAGGTGTTGAGGGTCTGGGAAAGGAAATaagccctcctcctccacttagcaagctggggggaggggctgagggctgAGGCAGATGGAGGGTTCCAATTTTAACCAATTCCTCTTCCCCATTCTTCTAGAAATAACGGACTGAGGACTTCCCTCTATCCACCTGCCCCACGTGCAGCAGAATGGGACTGGGAGTCAGTAGCCTGCCCTTGGCCTAGGAGCCCCAAATTCTTTAGcctccagctctctccctctcctagcCTGGGGGACCCACACTGCCAAAGGAAAGACCGCTTCCCATGAGCCCCTGGAATGTGTGGGTGACTAGAAGGGAAAGGATCGTGTCTCCTCCCCGCTCCACTCTTCTCTGCAGCACCATGAGTCCCCATTGGGGAGGGGCATGCTGACAAGAACACTCagggcccccccccgcccccgcctcgaGGTGGAGTTCCAGCCACACACCAAGTATGGATAGACCCAGGAAGGAGAGCTGCAAGTGGGGACCCCTCCCTGTTCTGGAAGCCAGCCAGGGACAAGTGGCCAATGCAACATGAGACTCTATACCCCTGCCCCCCATATCCCACCCACAATGGCCTGCAGATTGGGGGACCACTCCAGGGCTGAAATGGGGTAGCCCTTCCCCAAGCCAGAAGCAGAGTAGAGGTCTCCCCATGGAGAagagggaggccaggagggtgTGGAACAGCATCTCCTTAGTGCAAAGAGCTGGGGATCTCTAAGCACCCTCTCCCTGAGGTGCCAGCCTTGAATAGGGACATGCAGGGCTTCCACACCACCTGGCAGGAGCCCCATTGGTGGGGCAGAGGGATCCTGCTCTAAATTCTCTGTTGGCTGCGCTTTTTAATCCAATGCTTTTCAGAGTGTATTCACTCACCTACAGAAATAGAGCCCTGTGCTTTAGGGGTGACTGTCATATGCcttattcttaataaaatatctgaaaaacacaCACGTCAGACCTCTTCTCTGTGGGCACTCTGCCCTACCCGACCTCTGTTCCTGCAGGAGtgggagaggatgtggaggaCATGGTGGTTTCGGAGGCCGCCTGTGGGTTAGGTGAAGTCTGGGAGCTGAGACTTTGAGTCTTCTCACTGGATATTCCTCACAGGCATAAGGCACTCATCTGAGGCGTCCCAATGCTCAGGCTagccctgtccctctccccatgGCACCCCAAACCGAATGAACAAATGAGACCTTAGATCTGAAGCTTCTGACTAGCGTTGGGAGAGAGAAACCGGAAGGACTCCAGGCCTGGAATTGCCCAATGTCTTGGCAGGGAAGAGTCCTGCGGTTCTGGCATCTTTGGCCACGCTGGTTCCCCTTTCCTGACACCCACGCCCATCTGATCCGGCTGCAAGAAGCCCAGCATCCAGAGATGAGCCCTATTCTTATCTTCCACTAATGAGGGTTATCCTGAGACTGCATTCCGGGAGCTCAGCACACCCAGCACCCACAAGGATTTAAGCCCGAGCGTTTTCCGTATGGGTCTATGTTGTGGAGAAAAAGCAGCAGCTCTACATTCGGGGAATTCGGGGAAA
This region includes:
- the CCDC92B gene encoding coiled-coil domain containing 92B, which codes for MDTVSLEHQIQSVQRHISFLKKEQMALLRDLHLEILRLQKRCSELTHDLEMREAQSHQQEAASRELESKCRALESQLAARAAANAELRREVAQREALVSALRCSLRTEERRFLEELRRRSHRATVLGTELQKHTEAAAYLSCQLHAARQRLQTPRPGPAAAAAAATEPRPRRRAQRARRPPAAEAAAKGPGRDWAAWDRAARALDDIDPMPDPALFLYARRPPRPSGRSPRQPPPQEPPDRAGPPAAPNPPSAPGEPE